A genomic stretch from Thermodesulfovibrionales bacterium includes:
- a CDS encoding beta-ketoacyl-[acyl-carrier-protein] synthase family protein encodes MPVSVSAGMMTETTDLLFAWTAMPHDRVVITGAGIVCSLGNSLPSVWDAIISGSSGIRPVDGFDARGFDCSVAAQVRDLQQSLGVDPRETRIMKTHSSMLMKATRDAFFASGLDGAQIPRESIAFFAGMGMVDYSVDDLLPAVMKSLDGRGTIDYAAFYAEGYREIHPLWPLSMLNNISFCQVAIDLDIQGENTVLSPHADSGAQAVSEAMKSVEDGKCIAALAAGVSETITPFSLARGHLSGILNRSAGSAEDCVKPFDANRKGTVLGEGCGVVVIEKASTAEKRGIIPLAVITGYGSACEAEAHLPGPTVKALGASMKKALSRAEIGPSDIDLIISHGEGTPKGDGNEIEAIHEVFSQSPERVHVFSSKAAVGHLLAAAPLVDLVLGISILGYGIIPMTLNTRNPDPAIRFSLVTGEPRRCDIRRILINCQSTEGQAASLVIESTSR; translated from the coding sequence ATGCCTGTCTCTGTATCGGCAGGTATGATGACCGAGACGACGGACCTTCTCTTTGCCTGGACAGCCATGCCCCATGACCGCGTCGTGATCACAGGGGCAGGCATCGTCTGTTCCCTCGGCAACAGTCTGCCGTCTGTATGGGATGCGATCATTTCCGGAAGCTCGGGAATCAGGCCCGTGGACGGTTTTGATGCCCGTGGCTTTGATTGCTCCGTCGCCGCTCAGGTACGGGATCTCCAGCAGTCCCTGGGAGTCGATCCCAGGGAGACGCGGATCATGAAGACCCATTCCTCCATGCTTATGAAGGCAACACGTGATGCCTTTTTCGCGTCCGGTCTTGACGGGGCTCAGATCCCGAGGGAATCGATCGCTTTTTTTGCTGGCATGGGGATGGTTGATTACAGCGTAGACGATCTCCTTCCCGCTGTCATGAAGTCCCTCGATGGCCGGGGAACCATCGACTATGCCGCCTTTTATGCCGAGGGGTATAGGGAGATCCATCCCCTTTGGCCGCTCTCGATGCTCAATAACATCAGTTTCTGTCAGGTGGCTATAGACCTTGACATTCAGGGAGAGAACACGGTCCTTTCCCCCCATGCAGACTCGGGCGCCCAGGCTGTTTCAGAGGCGATGAAGTCCGTTGAGGACGGGAAATGCATCGCTGCCCTCGCGGCCGGTGTGAGTGAGACAATAACGCCCTTCAGTCTTGCGCGCGGCCACCTCTCAGGCATTCTCAACAGGAGCGCCGGATCCGCGGAGGATTGCGTGAAGCCTTTTGATGCGAATCGGAAAGGAACGGTCCTCGGTGAGGGATGCGGAGTCGTGGTGATCGAGAAGGCTTCGACCGCGGAGAAGAGGGGCATCATCCCCCTCGCCGTGATAACGGGCTATGGAAGCGCCTGTGAGGCTGAGGCGCATCTCCCCGGGCCCACGGTAAAGGCCCTTGGAGCCTCGATGAAGAAGGCCCTCAGCCGTGCGGAGATCGGTCCCTCCGACATCGACCTCATCATTTCCCATGGCGAGGGGACACCGAAGGGCGACGGGAACGAGATCGAGGCAATCCATGAGGTCTTCTCTCAATCTCCTGAGCGTGTTCATGTCTTCTCTTCAAAGGCCGCGGTCGGGCATCTCCTCGCGGCCGCTCCTCTCGTTGATCTTGTCCTGGGCATATCGATCCTCGGGTACGGCATCATACCGATGACGCTCAATACCCGTAATCCCGATCCCGCGATACGGTTTAGCCTTGTCACCGGCGAGCCCCGGAGATGCGATATAAGGAGGATTCTCATCAACTGCCAGAGTACCGAGGGTCAGGCTGCATCGCTTGTCATCGAAAGTACCAGCAGGTAG
- the dsrJ gene encoding sulfate reduction electron transfer complex DsrMKJOP subunit DsrJ — protein sequence MKIYNGGKIFIGLLIFAAFMTFPFFYNMGRANPRPEPKTDTPAILQWEKEYGKKECVEPKAFMRAEHMKLLNNWRDFAVRDGQRLYVNSEGKKFTISLQNTCMHCHSNKKEFCDSCHTYMAVKPYCWDCHIAPKEKTS from the coding sequence ATGAAGATATACAATGGCGGCAAGATCTTTATCGGGCTGCTCATCTTCGCGGCGTTTATGACGTTCCCATTTTTCTACAATATGGGAAGGGCCAATCCAAGACCCGAGCCGAAGACCGATACGCCGGCCATCCTCCAATGGGAAAAGGAATACGGGAAGAAGGAATGCGTGGAGCCGAAGGCATTCATGAGGGCCGAGCATATGAAGCTCTTGAATAACTGGAGAGACTTTGCCGTGCGCGACGGCCAGAGGCTCTATGTGAATTCTGAAGGGAAGAAGTTTACGATCAGTCTTCAGAACACCTGCATGCATTGCCACTCGAACAAGAAAGAGTTCTGCGACTCATGCCACACCTATATGGCTGTGAAGCCTTATTGCTGGGACTGCCATATCGCACCTAAGGAGAAGACGTCATGA
- a CDS encoding beta-ketoacyl-[acyl-carrier-protein] synthase family protein produces the protein MLTSSSRRRVVITGYGMVTPLGKNTEDTFEKASQGKSGIDYLSRFDTSGLPCRIGGEVNDQWLEKEEDEKSLRLLAFSSRGLRLMAKATREAAGQAGLDHVVKRERIGCVLGFHGDNPSVEDLVLLHRYYDGKGWDSRGLLSLEGYSHLNFLRRKPDVGGAILSRLFRCAGPALSIASACAAGSQAIGESFRIIRDGRADVMIAGGCDSQLNFVGFVGFVLIKALAEKYSTPQKASRPFDRKRSGFVMSEGAGAVILEDLEHARSRGIPILGEVLGYGVSADAYRITDTHPKGLGAVLAMRGAIEDASLSSADIDYINAHGTSTAQNDPTETTAIKEVFGERAREIPVSSNKSMLGHTIGAAGAIEAILTLVGMNRSIILPTINYEFPDPKCDLDYVPNEARRKKHGRALSNSFGFGGQNACLCIGRYDDRDDGPSLCLDSHAP, from the coding sequence ATGCTGACATCATCTTCCAGACGGAGGGTCGTCATTACCGGATATGGTATGGTGACGCCTCTGGGAAAGAATACCGAGGATACCTTTGAGAAGGCCTCTCAAGGGAAATCGGGAATTGATTATCTGTCGAGGTTCGATACCTCGGGCCTTCCCTGCAGGATAGGCGGAGAGGTTAATGACCAATGGCTTGAGAAGGAGGAGGACGAGAAGTCTCTCAGGCTTCTTGCCTTCTCTTCCCGTGGCCTCAGGCTGATGGCAAAAGCGACCCGCGAGGCTGCGGGTCAGGCAGGTCTGGACCATGTCGTGAAGAGGGAGAGAATCGGCTGTGTTCTCGGTTTTCACGGAGACAATCCTTCGGTCGAAGACCTTGTCTTGCTCCACAGGTATTATGACGGAAAAGGATGGGATAGTCGCGGACTCCTCTCCCTTGAAGGATACTCACATCTAAACTTTCTCCGGAGAAAACCTGACGTTGGCGGTGCGATCCTGTCGAGACTTTTTCGGTGTGCGGGACCGGCGCTCTCTATCGCATCGGCCTGTGCTGCAGGTTCTCAGGCCATCGGTGAGTCCTTCCGGATCATTCGTGACGGCAGGGCCGATGTGATGATTGCAGGAGGATGTGATTCCCAATTGAATTTCGTCGGCTTTGTCGGCTTCGTCCTTATCAAGGCCCTGGCTGAGAAATACAGTACCCCCCAGAAGGCGTCACGACCCTTTGACAGGAAGCGGAGCGGCTTTGTCATGTCGGAGGGAGCCGGAGCGGTTATCCTGGAGGATCTTGAGCACGCTAGATCGCGGGGGATTCCCATACTCGGCGAAGTGCTCGGATATGGGGTCTCAGCCGACGCCTATCGCATCACTGACACCCATCCCAAGGGGCTCGGCGCCGTGCTGGCGATGAGGGGTGCTATAGAGGACGCTTCGCTCTCTTCTGCGGACATTGACTACATCAATGCCCACGGGACTTCCACGGCGCAAAACGATCCTACCGAGACGACCGCGATAAAGGAGGTCTTCGGAGAACGGGCGCGGGAGATTCCTGTGAGCAGCAACAAGTCCATGCTCGGCCACACCATAGGTGCTGCCGGGGCGATCGAGGCCATACTGACGCTTGTGGGCATGAATCGTTCGATCATCCTTCCGACGATTAACTACGAGTTTCCCGATCCGAAATGTGACCTCGATTATGTACCGAACGAGGCGCGAAGAAAGAAGCACGGCAGGGCACTGTCCAATTCTTTCGGGTTTGGAGGGCAGAATGCCTGTCTCTGTATCGGCAGGTATGATGACCGAGACGACGGACCTTCTCTTTGCCTGGACAGCCATGCCCCATGA
- a CDS encoding 4Fe-4S dicluster domain-containing protein, which yields MNRREFLKIAGMSTVLGLGGAALRLHSNEVEASHVLVDEKALTAKRWAMVIDMRKLKTEEDYRRVTSACHRIHNVPDFGNPKDEVKWIWTDTFEHTFPSQESEYIEEELKHKPFLLLCNHCDNPPCVRVCPTKATFKRKDGIVMMDQHRCIGCRFCMAACPFGARSFNYRDPRPFIKEQNPEYPTRTIGVVEKCTFCFERLVKGLRPACVEESNGALIFGDLDDPNSEVRKVLSAHFTIRRKPELGTQPSVYYIIGGNENA from the coding sequence ATGAACAGGAGAGAATTCTTAAAGATAGCGGGAATGTCGACGGTCCTCGGGCTTGGAGGCGCAGCGCTCAGGCTCCATTCAAACGAAGTCGAGGCCTCCCATGTGCTTGTCGATGAGAAGGCCCTCACGGCGAAGAGATGGGCCATGGTCATTGACATGAGGAAGCTCAAGACAGAAGAAGACTACCGGAGAGTCACGAGTGCTTGCCATCGCATCCATAATGTCCCTGATTTCGGGAACCCAAAGGATGAGGTCAAGTGGATATGGACCGACACCTTCGAGCACACCTTTCCGAGTCAGGAGAGTGAGTATATTGAAGAGGAACTCAAGCACAAACCCTTCCTCCTGCTCTGCAATCATTGTGATAATCCGCCCTGCGTGAGGGTCTGCCCCACAAAGGCCACATTCAAGAGAAAAGACGGAATTGTGATGATGGACCAGCATCGCTGCATCGGGTGCAGGTTCTGCATGGCTGCCTGTCCCTTCGGCGCACGGAGCTTCAATTACCGGGACCCGAGGCCCTTTATCAAGGAGCAGAATCCTGAGTATCCTACGAGGACGATCGGCGTTGTCGAAAAGTGCACCTTCTGCTTCGAGAGGCTTGTCAAGGGGCTGAGACCTGCCTGCGTCGAGGAGTCGAACGGCGCACTGATCTTCGGCGATCTCGACGACCCGAACTCGGAGGTCAGGAAGGTCCTCAGCGCGCACTTTACGATTCGGCGCAAACCTGAACTCGGGACTCAGCCGAGTGTCTACTACATCATAGGAGGGAATGAGAATGCTTGA
- a CDS encoding (Fe-S)-binding protein, with the protein MAKFTAKPNDLANINYTPPKTEWIDTPVGIREHMFCHGAKPKELETVGFPNAREWRPSEEDWKLPENWEKTVLEGMKNLLGKYRSFQVFMDICVRCGACADKCHFFIGSGDPKNMPVLRAELLRSVYRGNFTVAGKILRKIAGARELAPEVIKEWWYYFYQCTECRRCSVFCPYGIDQAEITMMGRELLNLLGLQLGWIGGPVANCYMKGNHLGLEPHTITSSIDFFLDDIETITGIRITPTFNRKGAEILFVTPSGDLFANPGTYTAMGYLMLFHELGLDYTWSTYASEGGNFGFFTTNEMAKRLNSKIYAEAKRLGVKWILGGECGHMWRVINQYMDTWNGPADFLEIPKSPITGTVFENARSTKMVHIAEFTADLIKNGKLKLDPSRNDHLKATYHDSCNTARGMGFFEEPRYVLKSVCNHFYEMPEDTIREKTFCCGSGTGLNASENMELRMRGGFPRANAVTFVKERHGVNMLANICAIDRATLSTLMDYWVPGVAVAGLHELVGNALVMKGETERTQDLRLEPLPGKEGKE; encoded by the coding sequence ATGGCGAAATTTACTGCAAAACCGAATGACCTGGCGAACATAAATTACACCCCGCCCAAGACCGAATGGATAGATACTCCTGTCGGAATCAGGGAGCACATGTTCTGTCATGGAGCAAAGCCGAAGGAGCTTGAGACCGTGGGCTTTCCCAATGCGAGGGAATGGAGGCCGAGCGAAGAAGACTGGAAGCTTCCCGAAAACTGGGAGAAGACCGTCCTCGAAGGAATGAAGAACCTTCTCGGAAAGTACCGTTCCTTCCAGGTCTTTATGGATATCTGCGTAAGATGCGGAGCGTGCGCTGACAAGTGCCACTTCTTTATCGGATCCGGTGACCCGAAGAATATGCCTGTGCTCAGGGCCGAGCTCCTCAGGTCGGTATACAGGGGGAACTTCACCGTTGCAGGAAAGATCCTGAGGAAGATCGCAGGCGCGAGGGAACTCGCCCCTGAAGTGATCAAGGAATGGTGGTATTACTTCTATCAATGCACCGAATGCCGGCGCTGCTCGGTCTTCTGTCCTTATGGCATAGACCAGGCCGAGATCACGATGATGGGCAGGGAGCTGCTCAATCTCCTCGGACTACAACTTGGCTGGATAGGCGGGCCGGTGGCGAACTGTTACATGAAGGGAAACCACCTCGGCCTTGAGCCCCATACCATCACCTCAAGTATCGACTTCTTCCTCGATGATATCGAGACGATCACCGGGATCAGGATAACCCCCACCTTTAACAGGAAGGGCGCCGAGATCCTCTTCGTAACGCCTTCGGGCGACCTCTTCGCCAACCCCGGGACCTATACGGCGATGGGATATCTCATGCTCTTCCATGAACTCGGGCTCGACTACACCTGGAGCACCTATGCCTCTGAGGGCGGAAACTTCGGGTTCTTCACGACGAATGAAATGGCGAAACGGCTGAACTCAAAGATCTATGCCGAAGCCAAGAGACTGGGAGTGAAGTGGATCCTCGGAGGCGAATGTGGCCATATGTGGAGGGTCATCAATCAATATATGGATACCTGGAACGGTCCGGCTGATTTCCTCGAGATTCCGAAATCGCCCATCACAGGGACGGTCTTTGAGAATGCACGCTCGACGAAAATGGTCCATATCGCTGAGTTCACTGCGGATCTGATCAAGAACGGCAAACTCAAACTCGATCCGAGCCGCAATGACCACCTCAAGGCGACGTACCATGACTCTTGCAACACAGCACGGGGAATGGGGTTCTTTGAGGAGCCCCGGTACGTGCTCAAGAGCGTCTGCAACCATTTCTATGAGATGCCCGAGGATACGATCAGGGAAAAGACCTTCTGCTGCGGCAGCGGCACCGGTCTCAACGCCTCTGAGAATATGGAGCTGAGGATGAGGGGAGGGTTCCCCAGGGCCAATGCCGTCACCTTTGTCAAGGAGCGGCATGGGGTGAATATGCTCGCCAATATCTGCGCCATCGACCGCGCCACCCTTTCGACCTTGATGGACTACTGGGTGCCTGGCGTGGCAGTGGCAGGTCTTCACGAGCTGGTCGGTAACGCCCTTGTGATGAAGGGAGAGACGGAGAGGACACAGGACCTTCGCCTCGAACCGCTTCCGGGAAAGGAGGGGAAGGAGTAA
- a CDS encoding phosphopantetheine-binding protein: protein MKEKFISEETVLEEVKKGVAETLNRDKASIGPEDSLMKDLGAESLDFLDITYRLEQTFGIKMARHFVLEHVEEMFGEGSAIDENGQLTDKAVELLKIRAGGDLPAEIHAGMDMDEVPTLVTVKTMTMGVMDILDSLPGACAACGNSAWKTENGVRIVCGSCGANATFDNGDDLMKAWLSKVQEEKKLF from the coding sequence ATGAAAGAGAAGTTCATTTCGGAAGAAACGGTTCTTGAAGAGGTAAAGAAAGGGGTCGCTGAGACCCTCAACAGGGATAAGGCCTCAATCGGGCCTGAGGACTCACTCATGAAGGACCTGGGAGCAGAGTCCCTGGACTTTCTCGACATAACGTACCGTTTGGAGCAGACCTTCGGGATCAAGATGGCTCGCCATTTTGTCCTCGAACATGTGGAAGAGATGTTCGGTGAGGGCTCGGCAATCGATGAGAACGGCCAATTGACGGACAAGGCCGTTGAACTCCTGAAGATCAGGGCGGGAGGAGACCTTCCTGCTGAAATCCATGCGGGAATGGATATGGACGAGGTGCCTACCCTCGTTACGGTGAAGACCATGACCATGGGAGTCATGGATATCCTCGACAGCCTTCCCGGAGCATGCGCGGCCTGCGGCAACTCAGCCTGGAAGACGGAAAACGGTGTCCGCATCGTCTGCGGCTCCTGCGGCGCAAACGCAACCTTTGACAACGGCGACGATCTCATGAAGGCCTGGCTTAGCAAGGTTCAGGAAGAGAAAAAGCTCTTCTGA
- a CDS encoding DUF4149 domain-containing protein: MNTLWNFLYNLVLSLWIGGMSIFTFIITPAIFRSFGRDMAGEIVGKLFPGYFLENIIFSVAALVFFLLTGFPPSAAGHRLSLFLIVVAILINLFVSFRLHPEIKKVKEEIHSFEARPPDAPARVQFSRLHAVSAVLNLIVLADGLVLLLIVTSVRR; the protein is encoded by the coding sequence ATGAACACCCTATGGAATTTCCTCTATAATCTTGTCCTCAGCCTCTGGATAGGCGGAATGTCCATCTTCACCTTTATCATTACCCCGGCCATATTCAGGTCCTTCGGGCGGGATATGGCCGGGGAGATTGTAGGCAAGCTCTTCCCCGGCTACTTTCTTGAGAATATTATTTTTTCCGTGGCTGCCTTGGTCTTTTTTCTCCTTACGGGATTCCCCCCTTCAGCGGCGGGCCATAGGCTATCGCTCTTTCTCATTGTCGTAGCAATCCTTATCAACCTTTTCGTCTCCTTCAGATTGCACCCAGAAATCAAGAAGGTGAAGGAAGAGATCCATTCCTTCGAGGCCCGTCCTCCCGACGCGCCTGCCAGAGTACAGTTTAGCCGCCTCCATGCCGTGAGCGCGGTGCTGAATCTCATAGTCCTTGCAGACGGTTTAGTGCTGCTGCTGATTGTGACGAGCGTGAGGAGATAA
- a CDS encoding SDR family NAD(P)-dependent oxidoreductase, with protein MKIDLSNKVALVTGGSRGIGRETSVCLAEAGARVIINYNRSHGEAEKVKDQVMRSGGDAEIFQADIGLPEEIERLFAWIRKDYGRLDILVNNAGMIKDNLLLSMTLTEWDKVVNLNLRGAFLCTRHAAEMMLSTHSGKVINIASISAIKGGRGQTTSAAAKGGLIAFTRACAVELSGKGIQVNAILPGMITTDMTTRVRKRAGEM; from the coding sequence ATGAAGATAGACTTGAGTAATAAGGTAGCCCTCGTTACCGGAGGGTCCCGGGGAATAGGAAGGGAGACGAGCGTCTGCCTCGCAGAGGCAGGAGCGCGTGTCATCATTAATTACAACAGGTCTCACGGAGAGGCCGAAAAAGTGAAGGATCAGGTTATGCGCTCAGGGGGAGATGCCGAAATATTCCAGGCTGACATCGGTCTTCCGGAAGAGATCGAGAGGTTGTTTGCATGGATCAGGAAAGACTACGGCAGGCTGGACATACTCGTGAACAATGCAGGCATGATAAAGGACAACCTCCTCTTAAGCATGACGCTGACCGAATGGGACAAGGTCGTCAATCTCAACCTGAGAGGGGCATTTCTCTGCACCCGGCATGCTGCAGAGATGATGCTCTCCACCCACTCAGGGAAGGTCATCAATATTGCCTCCATCAGCGCAATCAAGGGAGGGAGGGGGCAGACAACCTCCGCGGCTGCAAAGGGGGGGCTCATCGCATTCACCCGTGCCTGTGCTGTAGAGCTCTCCGGAAAGGGGATACAGGTGAATGCCATTCTGCCGGGCATGATTACGACCGATATGACGACGAGAGTGAGAAAGAGGGCAGGAGAGATG
- a CDS encoding SDR family oxidoreductase produces the protein MEMHDFRGTIALVTGSSRGIGHALALAFARSGADVVINYRKSGGKSEEQGAMLSKQIEEMGRRAYLIQADIAVKASVNHLFSEIRERCGRLDFLVLNAAKAPFKPLEQLFERELRQLVETNFLGNIFCVQEALPLFEKRGGGKIVFISSLGSRFYNTSYPLGTMKAAMEAAVRDLAESLSDRKISVNGVCGGIVKTDSFKILRRLWDEVAQIPDELFVEPDEIADAALFLCGPASRGLCGQTIVVDRGLSNRLHRPVTVRQRENQ, from the coding sequence ATGGAGATGCATGATTTCAGAGGCACGATCGCTTTAGTAACGGGAAGCTCCCGCGGTATCGGGCACGCTTTGGCCCTCGCCTTTGCACGTTCCGGCGCCGATGTGGTCATCAACTACAGGAAGTCGGGAGGGAAGTCCGAGGAGCAGGGTGCGATGCTGTCGAAGCAGATAGAAGAGATGGGGCGACGTGCATACCTCATCCAGGCCGACATAGCGGTGAAGGCGTCGGTGAATCACCTGTTCAGCGAGATCAGGGAGCGGTGCGGCCGCCTGGATTTTCTTGTACTCAACGCTGCAAAGGCGCCCTTTAAGCCCTTGGAACAGCTCTTTGAACGGGAGCTTCGTCAACTCGTGGAGACAAATTTTCTAGGGAACATCTTCTGCGTTCAGGAGGCCCTTCCCCTTTTCGAGAAGAGAGGAGGGGGGAAAATCGTTTTCATATCGAGCCTCGGAAGCCGCTTTTACAACACTTCCTATCCTCTGGGAACGATGAAGGCTGCAATGGAGGCGGCTGTGAGGGACCTCGCCGAGAGCCTGAGCGACAGGAAGATATCGGTCAATGGGGTCTGCGGCGGAATCGTCAAGACAGACTCCTTCAAGATACTGAGGCGGCTCTGGGACGAGGTTGCACAGATACCTGATGAACTTTTTGTTGAGCCCGATGAGATAGCTGATGCTGCGCTCTTTCTCTGCGGCCCGGCAAGCAGAGGGCTATGTGGCCAGACGATTGTTGTTGACCGGGGGCTCAGCAACAGGCTCCACAGACCGGTAACGGTAAGACAGAGAGAAAATCAGTAG
- a CDS encoding beta-ketoacyl-[acyl-carrier-protein] synthase family protein — MKKRRVVITGLGLATCLGLSVEENWQSVLKGESGIRKLDCPFSDSSPIQAAGAMREEDMEAIVREFREEGKTEGEKKTLIALWAAQQALRDAALPMEYGDRERYAVALASGIGINRLEDIARWINKDRTFDMIRFGKEFSEVHRESIMRNLSHRPSSLIAKKFGLLGMNATVTAACASATQAIGIGYRAIQRGEADVMAVGGSDTMTNPVGLIFFVLLNAASTSHEEPRTLCRPFDRRRSGLVMADGAAVAVLEEESHALQRGARIYAEVAGYGASLDAYQLTRPHPEGRGAVQSMRASLDDAGLGTDEIDYINAHGTSTKLNDVVETLAVKEVFGEKRAYRIPISSSKSMIGHTLAASGAPEFVFTVLSVQRDAIHPTINLSQPDPKCDLDYVPGVMRTQTVKAAISNSFGFGGQNASVVVKKYR, encoded by the coding sequence ATGAAGAAACGGCGAGTCGTCATTACAGGCCTAGGACTGGCAACGTGCCTCGGCCTCTCTGTGGAAGAGAACTGGCAGAGCGTCCTGAAGGGCGAGTCGGGCATACGGAAGCTTGACTGCCCTTTTTCCGACAGCTCACCCATCCAGGCTGCCGGTGCGATGCGTGAAGAGGACATGGAGGCCATCGTCAGGGAATTCAGGGAAGAAGGGAAGACGGAAGGAGAGAAGAAGACGCTCATCGCCCTCTGGGCTGCGCAGCAGGCTTTGAGGGACGCTGCCCTTCCTATGGAGTATGGCGACCGAGAACGATACGCTGTCGCCCTTGCATCGGGAATAGGGATTAACCGTTTAGAGGATATCGCCCGGTGGATCAACAAGGACCGTACCTTCGATATGATCCGCTTCGGCAAAGAGTTTTCAGAGGTGCACAGGGAGTCAATTATGAGGAACCTTTCTCACAGGCCTTCGTCGCTCATCGCCAAGAAGTTCGGGCTCCTGGGAATGAATGCCACGGTGACTGCAGCCTGTGCTTCTGCCACTCAGGCCATAGGCATAGGGTACCGGGCGATTCAGCGGGGAGAGGCCGATGTGATGGCAGTGGGCGGCTCCGACACGATGACCAATCCTGTGGGCCTCATCTTCTTTGTGCTCCTGAATGCTGCATCAACCTCTCACGAAGAGCCCCGAACCCTCTGCAGGCCCTTTGACAGGAGGCGGTCGGGACTGGTCATGGCGGACGGGGCAGCGGTTGCGGTCCTTGAGGAGGAATCACACGCCCTTCAGAGAGGGGCGCGGATCTATGCTGAAGTCGCAGGATACGGGGCCTCCCTCGATGCATACCAGCTCACCCGGCCCCATCCTGAAGGACGGGGAGCCGTGCAGTCAATGCGGGCCTCCCTTGATGACGCGGGCCTCGGTACGGATGAGATCGACTACATCAATGCCCATGGAACAAGCACAAAACTGAACGACGTGGTCGAAACCCTGGCCGTCAAGGAGGTCTTTGGAGAGAAGCGCGCGTACCGGATTCCGATCAGTTCAAGCAAGTCCATGATAGGCCACACCCTGGCAGCCTCGGGCGCCCCTGAATTCGTCTTTACCGTGCTCAGTGTGCAGCGAGACGCGATCCATCCCACAATAAACCTCTCTCAGCCCGATCCCAAGTGCGATCTCGATTACGTTCCCGGCGTCATGAGGACACAGACCGTCAAGGCCGCCATATCCAACTCCTTTGGGTTCGGCGGTCAGAATGCATCGGTCGTGGTGAAAAAATACCGGTGA
- the nrfD gene encoding NrfD/PsrC family molybdoenzyme membrane anchor subunit: protein MLEKALVGSRRYWTWMLFLLAIIGAGFIAYIYQFKNGLGVTGLSRDVSWGLYIGQFTFLVGVAASAVMLVIPYYLHDFKKFGKIVILGEFLAVSAVTMCVLFIFVDMGQPIRIYNVVLHPTPNSVMFWDALVLIGYLTLNLIIGWTTLGADRKAVAPPAWVKPLIYLSIPWAISIHTVTAFLYAGLPGRHFWLSAIMAARFLSSAFAGGPALLIILALIVRRLTKFDPGREQIQALSKIVTYAMVANVFFLGLEFFTAFYSSIPGHMNSFKYLYVGLEGHAKLVPLMWVSNILAVVSLVILINPITRRDENKLAVACASLFIALWIDKGFGLVVGGFIPNPFEKITEYWPTVPETMIALGIWSIGFLVLTALYKIAISVREDTEGIEIEH from the coding sequence ATGCTTGAAAAGGCGCTCGTCGGAAGCCGAAGATACTGGACATGGATGCTCTTCCTGCTCGCCATTATCGGAGCGGGTTTCATTGCCTATATCTATCAGTTTAAGAATGGTCTGGGAGTGACAGGCCTGAGCAGGGATGTGTCATGGGGCCTTTACATAGGACAGTTCACCTTTCTTGTCGGCGTAGCCGCATCCGCGGTGATGCTTGTCATCCCCTATTATCTCCACGACTTCAAGAAATTCGGGAAGATCGTCATCCTCGGAGAATTTCTGGCTGTCTCTGCAGTGACCATGTGCGTCCTCTTTATCTTTGTTGATATGGGCCAGCCAATCCGCATCTATAACGTCGTGCTCCATCCCACTCCCAATTCAGTGATGTTCTGGGATGCCCTTGTGCTCATCGGGTATCTGACGCTGAACCTCATCATCGGCTGGACCACCCTCGGCGCGGACCGCAAGGCGGTGGCGCCGCCTGCATGGGTGAAACCCCTCATCTATCTTTCTATCCCCTGGGCGATCAGTATTCACACCGTCACAGCCTTTCTTTACGCTGGACTTCCGGGAAGACATTTCTGGCTTTCAGCCATCATGGCTGCCCGTTTCCTCTCTTCTGCCTTTGCCGGTGGTCCTGCTCTTCTCATTATCCTTGCCCTCATCGTGAGAAGGCTCACGAAATTCGATCCCGGCAGGGAGCAGATCCAGGCCCTCTCGAAGATCGTTACCTATGCAATGGTCGCAAACGTCTTCTTCCTCGGCCTCGAATTCTTTACGGCCTTCTATAGCAGCATCCCGGGGCACATGAATTCCTTCAAGTATCTCTATGTAGGACTTGAAGGCCATGCCAAACTCGTTCCCCTCATGTGGGTATCAAACATCCTTGCTGTCGTATCTCTCGTCATCCTCATCAACCCCATCACCCGCAGGGATGAGAACAAACTGGCGGTGGCATGTGCATCTCTTTTTATCGCTCTCTGGATCGATAAGGGTTTCGGCCTTGTTGTTGGCGGATTCATTCCCAACCCCTTCGAGAAGATAACAGAATACTGGCCAACCGTACCTGAAACGATGATTGCCCTCGGTATCTGGTCGATCGGGTTTCTCGTTCTTACCGCCCTTTACAAGATAGCGATCTCGGTGCGGGAAGATACGGAAGGAATAGAAATAGAACACTGA